In Shinella sp. XGS7, a single genomic region encodes these proteins:
- a CDS encoding DMT family transporter, translating to MSSDTKTPWPGLALASLGAVAFSGKAIIVKLAYRHGVDAVTLIMLRMLFALPLFLLLAWWAGRGRPALKRRDWIAVLGLGFSGYYLASFLDFAGLAYVSASFERLILYLNPTLVLFLGWFLFKRRVTGRQLLALSVSYAGVLLVFGQELHLQGSHVVLGAALVFGSAVSYALYLVYSGEEVKRLGAMRLTGLATTVACLLCIAQFLLLRPVAGLAALAPQVWWLSLLNATACTFLPVLAVMMAIERIGATLAAQTGMIGPMSTILMGVWILGEPFTPLVAVGTVLVMGGVWLLTRWR from the coding sequence ATGTCCTCAGACACCAAGACGCCCTGGCCCGGTCTGGCCCTGGCCTCCCTGGGCGCGGTGGCGTTCTCGGGCAAGGCCATCATCGTGAAACTGGCCTATCGCCATGGGGTGGATGCCGTCACCCTGATCATGCTGCGCATGCTGTTTGCGCTGCCCCTGTTCCTGCTGCTGGCCTGGTGGGCCGGCCGCGGCCGGCCGGCGCTCAAGCGGCGCGACTGGATCGCGGTGCTGGGCCTGGGCTTTTCGGGCTACTACCTGGCCAGCTTTCTGGACTTTGCCGGCCTGGCCTATGTCTCGGCCAGCTTCGAGCGCCTGATCCTCTACCTCAACCCCACCCTGGTGCTTTTCCTGGGCTGGTTTCTCTTCAAGCGCCGGGTCACGGGGCGGCAGCTGCTGGCGCTCTCGGTGAGCTATGCGGGCGTGCTCCTGGTCTTCGGGCAGGAGCTGCATCTGCAGGGCAGCCATGTGGTGCTGGGTGCGGCCCTGGTCTTCGGCAGCGCGGTGAGCTATGCGCTCTACCTGGTCTACAGCGGCGAGGAGGTCAAGCGACTGGGCGCCATGCGCCTGACCGGCCTGGCCACCACGGTGGCCTGCCTCCTGTGCATCGCGCAGTTCCTGCTGCTGCGCCCGGTGGCCGGCCTGGCGGCGCTGGCGCCCCAGGTCTGGTGGCTGTCCCTGCTGAACGCCACGGCCTGCACCTTCTTGCCGGTGCTGGCGGTGATGATGGCCATCGAGCGCATCGGGGCCACCCTGGCCGCGCAGACGGGCATGATCGGCCCCATGTCCACCATCCTGATGGGTGTGTGGATCCTGGGCG
- a CDS encoding type IV pilin protein — translation MRTTHKRHAAGAAGFTLIELMIAVVVAGILAAVALPSYSSFVNRSRAKDAAADLSALALNLENSYQLQLAYPVNTSETAATSTTFKAWSPTQAAHFRYTLVSTASSYTLYAKGTGKLSGCELSLGHDNRRVASASCGFSTW, via the coding sequence ATGCGAACAACGCACAAGCGTCACGCCGCAGGCGCGGCCGGCTTCACCCTGATCGAACTGATGATTGCCGTGGTCGTGGCCGGCATTCTGGCCGCCGTGGCTCTGCCGTCCTACAGCAGCTTCGTCAACCGCAGCCGGGCCAAGGACGCCGCCGCCGATCTCTCGGCCCTGGCCCTGAACCTGGAAAACAGCTACCAGCTGCAGCTGGCCTACCCGGTCAACACCAGCGAGACCGCGGCCACCAGCACCACCTTCAAGGCCTGGTCGCCGACCCAGGCTGCCCACTTCCGCTACACCCTGGTCAGCACGGCCAGCAGCTACACCCTCTACGCCAAGGGCACGGGCAAGCTCTCCGGCTGCGAGCTGAGCCTCGGCCACGACAACCGACGCGTGGCCAGCGCCAGCTGCGGCTTCAGCACATGGTGA